One window from the genome of Pedobacter schmidteae encodes:
- a CDS encoding glycoside hydrolase family 10 protein — MKLSFKNLEKGLLALSCCSLFLFYSCSTSKKAAVQVAEIKNATDVPQVNREFRAAWVASVANINWPSKPGLSTAEQQKEALFLLDFLKKNNFNAVIFQVRPQADAFFKSSLEPWSVFLSGKQGQAPDPYYDPLQFWIEAAHDRGIELHVWLNPYRAHHTSGKVISEQSIVKKRPDLVLKLKDGQYWMDPSNKGTQDHVSAVVKDIVKRYDIDGVHFDDYFYPYESYNGGADFPDDVSWAAYQKNGGKLNRGDWRRQSVNQFIERVYKEIKTEKKYVKFGLSPFGIWKPGYPASIEGMDQYNKLYADAKLWLNKGWIDYFMPQLYWTVNNPAQSFPVLLGWWSAENTMNRHLWPGMNVGLGGDDKNVDEIINQIMITRGMLPNSPGAAHWSIAALTKHEKLAKGIADGPYKKPALVPASSWLDDKAPAAPELRTELKQGQWKLSWNHGDTKDVFRWVVYYQYGDTWKSVILNRNDRFLVKPALEGGSKLNKVAVTAVDRTGNESVKITVLL, encoded by the coding sequence TTGAAATTATCATTTAAAAATCTTGAAAAAGGGCTGCTGGCATTATCTTGCTGCAGCCTGTTTTTATTTTATTCCTGTAGCACCAGCAAAAAGGCAGCAGTGCAGGTGGCAGAAATTAAAAATGCTACAGACGTACCTCAGGTTAACAGAGAATTTCGGGCAGCATGGGTGGCTTCAGTGGCCAATATCAACTGGCCATCAAAACCAGGTTTGAGTACTGCCGAACAACAAAAGGAAGCCCTCTTTTTGCTTGATTTTTTGAAGAAAAACAATTTCAATGCGGTAATATTTCAGGTAAGACCGCAGGCTGATGCTTTTTTTAAGAGCAGTTTGGAACCATGGTCAGTTTTTTTGAGTGGAAAACAGGGGCAAGCGCCCGATCCTTACTATGACCCTTTGCAGTTTTGGATTGAAGCCGCACACGATCGCGGTATAGAACTCCATGTATGGCTTAACCCTTATCGTGCACACCATACATCAGGCAAAGTAATCAGCGAGCAATCCATCGTTAAAAAAAGACCTGATCTGGTATTAAAACTTAAAGACGGACAATATTGGATGGATCCATCCAATAAAGGTACTCAGGATCATGTCTCGGCTGTTGTAAAAGATATTGTCAAACGTTACGATATTGACGGGGTTCATTTTGACGATTATTTTTATCCTTATGAATCTTATAATGGAGGAGCAGATTTTCCGGATGATGTAAGCTGGGCTGCTTATCAAAAAAATGGTGGCAAATTGAACAGGGGCGACTGGCGCCGGCAAAGTGTAAACCAATTTATTGAAAGGGTTTACAAAGAAATTAAGACGGAAAAGAAATATGTAAAATTTGGACTGAGCCCTTTTGGAATATGGAAGCCGGGCTATCCGGCATCTATTGAGGGAATGGATCAATACAACAAATTATATGCTGATGCCAAACTTTGGTTGAATAAAGGTTGGATTGATTATTTTATGCCGCAGTTATACTGGACAGTCAATAATCCGGCACAAAGCTTTCCGGTATTGCTGGGCTGGTGGTCTGCCGAAAATACCATGAACCGCCACTTATGGCCAGGTATGAATGTTGGCTTGGGGGGTGATGATAAAAATGTGGATGAAATTATCAATCAGATTATGATTACCCGTGGAATGCTGCCCAATAGTCCCGGTGCTGCACATTGGAGCATTGCCGCTTTAACCAAACACGAAAAATTAGCCAAAGGTATTGCTGATGGACCTTATAAAAAGCCAGCTTTGGTTCCGGCAAGCTCATGGCTGGACGATAAAGCCCCTGCAGCACCCGAATTAAGAACAGAACTGAAGCAAGGGCAATGGAAACTAAGCTGGAACCATGGGGATACAAAAGATGTATTCAGATGGGTGGTGTATTATCAATATGGAGATACCTGGAAGTCTGTGATTCTGAACCGTAATGACCGCTTTCTGGTGAAACCGGCGCTGGAGGGAGGAAGTAAGCTCAATAAGGTTGCGGTGACGGCGGTTGATCGTACTGGAAACGAAAGTGTAAAAATAACCGTTCTCCTCTGA
- a CDS encoding response regulator transcription factor has product MPQIGLAEDDLKIAELIKTGLEEYGYEVTRISNGLQALERFQNDVFDLLILDVMIPGLNGIELCRQLRSTHPNLPILMLTALGSIDDKVTGLKSGADDYLVKPFHFKELLARIEALLRRYHSSADQPEDRILVFDDITLNTYNKEVQRAGIPIILTAKEFTLLELFLRNPNRLLSRQYIAENAWDINFDTGTNVIDVYINFLRKKIEKGFARKIIHTKINMGYILK; this is encoded by the coding sequence ATGCCACAAATTGGATTAGCAGAAGATGACCTGAAAATAGCCGAACTCATAAAAACCGGCCTGGAAGAATATGGCTATGAGGTAACCAGGATCAGTAACGGACTACAGGCCTTGGAGCGTTTCCAAAACGATGTATTCGACCTTCTGATTCTTGATGTGATGATACCTGGTCTGAATGGCATAGAACTTTGCAGACAGCTTAGGTCTACACATCCCAACTTACCCATACTGATGCTGACAGCACTGGGGAGTATTGACGATAAAGTGACAGGTCTGAAATCGGGAGCCGACGACTACCTGGTTAAGCCTTTCCATTTTAAAGAACTATTGGCCAGGATTGAAGCTTTACTGAGAAGATATCATTCCTCCGCTGATCAACCGGAGGATCGGATTCTTGTCTTCGACGACATTACTTTAAATACATACAACAAGGAAGTACAACGCGCAGGAATCCCTATTATACTTACGGCTAAAGAGTTTACTTTACTTGAGCTTTTTTTGCGCAATCCCAACCGGCTACTTTCCAGACAATATATTGCTGAAAATGCCTGGGACATTAATTTTGACACAGGCACCAACGTAATTGATGTATATATCAACTTCTTACGTAAAAAAATAGAAAAAGGCTTTGCCCGAAAAATCATTCATACCAAAATCAATATGGGCTACATACTTAAATAG
- a CDS encoding KTSC domain-containing protein, which translates to MKKITDYRKLLGVQKDAELKELKSIYRNLMKDWHPDKFQDSEEAKLEAETKSKEIIEAYHFLVSIAPETLALSIEEYTQTTTNCGIADYNWEGSVLTVHFLDGSAYEYFGVPKAIYVKLVNADSPGRFARRHIFGAFPYRNIAKLQTA; encoded by the coding sequence ATGAAGAAGATCACTGATTACAGAAAACTATTGGGTGTACAAAAGGATGCCGAATTGAAAGAATTGAAGTCCATTTACAGGAATTTAATGAAAGACTGGCACCCTGATAAATTTCAGGATAGCGAGGAGGCTAAGCTGGAAGCCGAAACGAAAAGTAAGGAAATCATTGAAGCTTATCATTTCCTGGTGAGTATTGCTCCCGAAACATTGGCCCTTTCAATTGAGGAATACACACAAACTACCACCAACTGCGGTATTGCCGATTACAATTGGGAAGGATCGGTGTTAACTGTACATTTTTTGGATGGCAGTGCCTACGAATATTTTGGTGTTCCTAAAGCCATCTATGTAAAACTGGTAAATGCCGATTCACCAGGCAGATTTGCCCGTCGTCATATTTTTGGTGCTTTTCCTTATCGAAATATAGCCAAACTGCAAACCGCCTAA
- a CDS encoding sugar phosphate isomerase/epimerase, which translates to MKQSRRSFLAQIGLLSATPLLASTDLLAAALPASGIQYGYAAITWGNNIRQSIQDISSLGFKGIQLRANAYTEFGKKPDELISLLKDAKLKLAMYSSGNANINTGNDEAEIAKHVESARFVKILGGKSIQLTNSSRPKTGAVANEDLIKYAKLMNEIGKRTAAIGIKTTYHNHMGQLGQTPEEVDVILQHSDPKNVKLLLDIAHYQQGGGDPVAAILKYKDRLDCLHIKDVKDTGDAKGYVFVELGQGRVNLRSVFATLKTINYNGYAIVELDAVPVKGRTPLQSGQITKDYLKNTLKISI; encoded by the coding sequence ATGAAACAATCGCGTCGCAGTTTTCTAGCTCAAATCGGCCTTTTATCAGCCACACCTTTACTTGCATCAACCGATTTACTCGCTGCAGCATTACCAGCTTCAGGTATTCAATACGGCTATGCAGCAATCACCTGGGGCAATAATATCAGGCAATCTATCCAGGATATTTCTTCACTAGGTTTTAAGGGTATTCAATTGAGAGCCAATGCTTATACTGAATTTGGAAAAAAGCCTGATGAACTGATCAGCCTATTAAAGGATGCAAAATTGAAACTCGCCATGTACTCGAGCGGTAATGCAAACATCAATACAGGCAACGATGAGGCTGAGATTGCAAAACATGTAGAAAGCGCACGGTTCGTTAAAATTCTGGGTGGGAAAAGTATCCAGCTTACCAATTCGTCCAGACCAAAAACAGGCGCTGTAGCTAATGAGGATCTGATCAAATATGCCAAACTCATGAACGAGATTGGAAAACGAACTGCCGCTATTGGGATAAAAACCACCTATCACAACCATATGGGGCAGCTGGGACAAACACCGGAGGAAGTAGACGTAATTTTGCAACATTCGGATCCTAAAAATGTCAAGTTATTGCTGGATATTGCCCATTATCAACAAGGCGGTGGAGATCCTGTAGCAGCAATATTGAAGTATAAAGATCGATTAGATTGTCTGCACATCAAAGATGTAAAGGATACCGGGGACGCGAAGGGGTATGTCTTTGTAGAACTTGGACAGGGACGGGTAAATCTGCGATCGGTATTTGCTACCTTAAAAACCATCAACTATAACGGATATGCCATTGTTGAATTGGATGCTGTTCCTGTAAAAGGCCGTACACCGTTACAAAGTGGGCAAATAACCAAAGATTACCTAAAAAACACCTTAAAAATCAGCATTTAA
- a CDS encoding flotillin family protein — translation MENLLQSPLTLILVGVIVIFVTLSALIARYKRCPSDKILVIYGKTGGTSAKCIHGGGAFIWPVIQDFAYLDLKPISIEANLVNALSRQNIRVDVPCRFTIAISTESDSMNNAAERLLGLAASDIQELAKDILFGQLRLVIATMTIEEINSDRDKFLDNISKNVDTELKKIGLKLINVNVTDIKDESGYIEALGKEAAAKAINEALISVAEQTKIGETGKAVADREKDVQIAETQRERDVKIAITQKDREVSIASAAKDEAIGKAEAERDTRIKTSEANAVAVTGENQAKINIANSDALRREKEAESLKIAVSAEKVQQAQALEASYLAEQKAEAARSERERATQIANIVIPAEIAKQRAIIQAQADAETIRENAKGEADAIYAKMEAEAKGLFEILTKQAEGYREVVAAAGGDPTKAFQLLLIEKLPELVKTQVEAVKNIKIDKITVWDSGNGTNDNGNSSTANFVSGMMKTVPPLNDLFNMAGLNLPTYLKGADEAQIADGTSLSPKPANDKSAKDKPAD, via the coding sequence ATGGAAAACCTCTTACAATCGCCACTCACACTCATTTTAGTGGGTGTCATCGTTATTTTTGTGACCCTATCGGCATTAATTGCCAGGTATAAAAGATGCCCTTCAGACAAGATTTTAGTGATCTATGGTAAAACTGGTGGAACCTCTGCAAAGTGTATTCATGGTGGGGGTGCCTTTATCTGGCCTGTTATCCAGGACTTTGCTTACCTCGATCTTAAACCGATTTCTATCGAAGCCAATCTGGTGAATGCCCTGAGCAGGCAGAACATCCGGGTTGATGTACCCTGCCGCTTTACCATCGCCATCTCGACCGAAAGCGACAGTATGAACAATGCTGCAGAGCGCCTGTTAGGTTTGGCTGCAAGTGACATTCAGGAATTGGCAAAAGATATCCTTTTTGGTCAGTTGCGTTTGGTAATTGCCACCATGACCATTGAGGAGATCAACTCGGACAGAGATAAATTTTTAGATAATATTTCTAAAAATGTGGATACTGAGCTTAAAAAGATTGGTTTAAAATTGATCAACGTGAATGTTACCGACATCAAGGATGAATCGGGTTATATTGAAGCCTTGGGTAAAGAAGCTGCCGCAAAAGCTATTAATGAGGCTTTAATCAGCGTAGCAGAACAAACCAAGATTGGGGAAACTGGTAAGGCTGTTGCTGACAGGGAAAAAGATGTTCAAATAGCCGAGACTCAACGTGAGCGAGATGTTAAAATTGCCATTACTCAAAAAGACAGGGAAGTAAGTATTGCATCGGCCGCCAAAGATGAGGCTATTGGTAAAGCTGAAGCAGAGCGTGATACACGTATCAAAACATCTGAGGCTAATGCTGTTGCTGTGACCGGAGAAAACCAGGCAAAAATAAACATTGCCAATTCCGATGCCTTGCGTCGCGAAAAAGAAGCAGAATCATTAAAAATCGCCGTTTCTGCCGAAAAAGTACAACAGGCACAGGCATTAGAGGCTTCTTATTTGGCCGAGCAAAAAGCTGAAGCAGCACGTTCTGAACGTGAAAGAGCAACACAGATTGCCAATATTGTTATCCCTGCCGAAATTGCCAAACAAAGGGCAATTATCCAGGCCCAGGCTGATGCAGAAACCATCAGAGAAAATGCCAAAGGGGAAGCAGATGCCATATATGCGAAAATGGAGGCTGAAGCAAAAGGTCTATTTGAAATCCTAACCAAACAGGCCGAAGGCTATCGCGAAGTTGTTGCCGCAGCAGGTGGCGATCCTACCAAGGCCTTCCAGTTGTTGCTCATTGAAAAATTACCGGAACTAGTAAAAACCCAGGTTGAAGCAGTGAAAAACATAAAAATAGATAAAATCACTGTATGGGACTCGGGCAATGGCACCAATGATAATGGCAATTCCTCAACGGCTAATTTTGTATCAGGTATGATGAAAACGGTTCCACCTCTAAACGATCTGTTTAATATGGCCGGACTAAATCTGCCAACCTATTTAAAAGGAGCCGATGAGGCCCAAATAGCTGATGGAACCAGCTTAAGTCCTAAACCAGCAAACGACAAATCTGCAAAAGATAAGCCTGCAGATTAA